One region of Dokdonia sp. 4H-3-7-5 genomic DNA includes:
- a CDS encoding M16 family metallopeptidase, protein MKNLKTAAFVLMAGALVVTSCKDNASGDKAQAADAKLSIDYEKYELENGLDVILHQDSSDPIVSLAIQYAVGSNREKTGRTGFAHLFEHMLFQESENVPQDQFFKTVQDAGGTLNGGTWKDGTIYYETVPNNALETVLWLESDRMGFLINTVTESAFENQQEVVQNEKRQRVDNNPYGHTGWVLDKNIYPEGHPYNWQVIGELEDLQNATVADVKEFYDKFYGPNNATLVLAGDFKTEDAKALIEKYFGEIKKRQEVAPLEPQPVTIAETKKLYHEDNFAQAPQLHRVYPTVQQYTDDAYALDFLAEILASGKKAPLYKILVKEKDLTSRTTAYNNSQEIAGEFHVIITANSGVDLDQIEAAIDEGLAKFEAEGVTDKDVERIKAGLETGFYNGISSVNGKAFQLASYNVFAGEPDFIEKDIENIKAVTKEDVMRVYNTYVKGKPYVQTSFVPKGQLNLIVENSVKADVVEEEIKENVTKVVEDEVTEVVKTPSKIDRATPPSVGEAPALKIPSSWEAELSNGIEVYGISQNEIPTVNFNLVIEGGHLLDSMEKNGVANLMTDIMMEGTANKTPEQLEEAIELLGASINMYTSREAITIQGNTLTRNFAATMDLIEEILFEPRWDEEELGRIKTATINGIKRSAANPNAVASNVYNKVLYGEDHIFSYPTSGTEESVNSITMQDLKDFYATNFSPSVSRFHIVGKIEKEDALAALADLESKWEAKEVTIPAYPIANTRDKSSLLFVDIPEAKQSVINIGYIGMARTDQDFYPAEVMNYKLGGSFSGAVNLILREEKGYTYGARTYFNGSKLPGTFTASSSVRTNTTGESVEIFRDEIKKYKEGISEEDLAFTKNALIKSNARRFETQFALLGMLQERSAYDLPTDYIEKEEDVIRNMTLEQHKALANKYLDENKMAYLVVGDAATQFAQFKKMGFDEVKMLDKDGNEVDLKNVKQ, encoded by the coding sequence ATGAAAAACTTAAAAACAGCTGCGTTTGTCCTTATGGCAGGAGCCCTTGTTGTTACCTCGTGTAAAGACAATGCCAGTGGTGACAAGGCACAAGCAGCAGATGCAAAACTCTCGATAGACTATGAAAAATACGAACTTGAAAACGGACTAGACGTTATCTTGCATCAAGATAGTAGTGATCCTATTGTATCACTTGCTATACAATATGCCGTAGGTTCTAACCGTGAGAAGACTGGACGCACTGGTTTTGCACACCTTTTTGAGCATATGCTCTTTCAAGAATCTGAAAATGTACCACAAGATCAGTTCTTTAAAACGGTGCAAGATGCCGGAGGAACATTAAATGGAGGTACCTGGAAAGATGGAACTATCTATTATGAAACAGTGCCTAATAATGCACTAGAAACAGTATTATGGTTGGAATCTGACCGCATGGGATTCTTGATTAATACGGTAACAGAATCTGCTTTTGAAAACCAGCAAGAGGTGGTTCAAAACGAAAAAAGACAACGTGTAGACAACAATCCTTATGGTCACACGGGATGGGTACTTGATAAAAACATATATCCAGAAGGTCACCCATATAACTGGCAAGTTATTGGTGAGCTAGAAGATCTTCAAAACGCTACGGTAGCAGACGTAAAAGAATTTTACGATAAGTTTTATGGTCCTAACAATGCGACACTCGTACTTGCAGGAGATTTTAAAACAGAAGATGCAAAGGCGCTTATTGAGAAGTACTTTGGTGAGATTAAAAAGCGCCAAGAGGTAGCTCCACTTGAGCCACAGCCAGTAACCATTGCCGAAACAAAGAAACTGTACCACGAAGATAACTTTGCACAAGCACCACAATTACACCGTGTGTACCCAACAGTGCAGCAGTATACAGATGATGCCTACGCATTAGATTTCTTAGCTGAAATTCTTGCTAGCGGAAAGAAAGCTCCTTTATATAAGATTCTCGTAAAAGAAAAAGATCTTACTTCAAGAACAACAGCTTACAACAATAGCCAAGAAATTGCAGGAGAATTTCACGTGATTATCACTGCAAATAGCGGTGTAGATCTTGATCAGATTGAAGCGGCAATAGACGAAGGTCTTGCAAAATTTGAAGCAGAAGGCGTTACAGATAAAGATGTAGAACGTATCAAAGCAGGTCTTGAGACTGGTTTTTATAACGGCATAAGCAGTGTTAACGGTAAAGCGTTCCAACTAGCAAGCTATAATGTATTTGCTGGTGAGCCAGATTTTATTGAAAAAGATATTGAGAATATCAAAGCAGTTACAAAGGAAGATGTAATGCGTGTGTATAACACTTACGTAAAAGGGAAGCCATACGTGCAAACGAGTTTTGTACCTAAAGGCCAACTTAATCTTATTGTAGAAAACTCTGTAAAAGCAGACGTTGTTGAAGAAGAAATAAAAGAGAATGTAACTAAGGTAGTAGAAGACGAAGTTACAGAAGTAGTAAAAACACCATCTAAAATTGATCGCGCTACGCCTCCATCTGTAGGAGAAGCACCAGCGCTTAAAATTCCAAGTTCATGGGAAGCAGAGCTATCTAATGGTATTGAAGTGTATGGTATTTCTCAAAATGAGATTCCTACAGTAAACTTTAACCTCGTGATAGAAGGCGGTCACTTGCTTGATAGTATGGAAAAAAATGGGGTTGCAAACCTTATGACAGATATTATGATGGAGGGTACTGCAAATAAAACACCAGAACAGCTAGAAGAAGCGATAGAATTACTAGGAGCAAGTATCAATATGTATACATCTCGTGAGGCGATTACTATTCAAGGAAATACGCTTACTCGTAACTTTGCCGCTACCATGGACCTTATAGAGGAGATTTTATTTGAGCCTAGATGGGATGAGGAAGAACTAGGACGTATCAAGACCGCTACTATTAACGGTATTAAGCGTAGCGCTGCAAATCCTAATGCAGTAGCAAGTAATGTATATAACAAAGTATTATACGGTGAAGACCACATCTTTTCTTACCCTACAAGTGGTACAGAGGAGTCTGTAAATAGTATCACGATGCAGGATCTAAAGGATTTCTACGCAACAAACTTCTCACCTTCTGTGAGCCGTTTCCATATCGTAGGAAAAATTGAAAAAGAAGATGCGCTAGCAGCACTTGCAGATCTTGAGTCTAAATGGGAAGCAAAAGAAGTTACAATCCCAGCATACCCAATAGCAAATACAAGAGATAAATCTTCTTTATTATTTGTAGACATTCCAGAAGCAAAGCAATCTGTGATTAACATAGGATACATAGGAATGGCTCGTACAGACCAAGACTTTTACCCTGCCGAAGTAATGAATTATAAACTAGGAGGATCTTTCTCTGGAGCTGTAAACCTTATTTTACGTGAAGAAAAAGGATATACTTATGGAGCCCGTACCTACTTTAATGGATCTAAACTTCCAGGTACATTTACTGCTTCTTCTAGTGTACGTACTAACACAACTGGAGAATCTGTTGAAATCTTTAGAGATGAAATTAAAAAGTACAAAGAAGGAATCTCTGAGGAGGATCTTGCTTTTACAAAAAATGCGCTGATTAAATCTAATGCACGTCGTTTTGAGACGCAATTTGCTTTATTAGGAATGTTACAAGAGCGTAGCGCATATGATCTTCCTACAGATTACATTGAGAAAGAGGAAGACGTAATACGTAATATGACGTTAGAGCAGCACAAAGCGCTTGCAAATAAATATCTTGATGAAAACAAGATGGCTTACCTCGTAGTAGGTGACGCCGCAACACAATTTGCACAGTTTAAAAAAATGGGCTTTGACGAAGTGAAAATGCTAGACAAAGATGGAAATGAAGTAGATCTTAAGAACGTCAAGCAATAA